The Halotia branconii CENA392 region GTCTTCCTGAAGAAACATCTCATTACTGGAATCCTATTCAAGGGAAGATAGAACCTACTACACGAATGATTTATGGAAGCAGCAACGCAGCTATGAGCTAGTACCGCTGTGCAAAAATAAATTGGTTTTGTACACACATCTGTGTACACGGTAGCCCGTAAAGCCTACGGCATAGCTACGCTTAAGGCGCAGCCTTTCGTAGAGAAGAGGCTTAATCAAAAGTCAAGGCTTCGGCTACGCGGCAGTTAAGCGCAGTCGAAGCCTTAACTTTGAGTACAGTCGTCAAGCCTGTGGCGTAGCTACGCACTAAGCGTATGCGTCTCGCACATCAGGGTCAAAACTCAAGTTATTAAAATTAGCAGCAGTTAAATTAACGTGAGTATCCAAGGGAGACTCACGTTAATTTATAGGTAATGCATTCATGACTATTGCTTTGTCAACATCTAGGGAAAACACAATCTAGAGGCAATTAGATCTAGGATTGAGTTAACAAACATTCAGTATAAAGATTTCTTAGCTGAAAGAGGACTCAAACAATGGAACTGACAACTGAAAATGTGGAAACAGTTTTAGACGAAATGCGCCCTTATCTGATGTCTGATGGCGGCAATGTAGAACTTGTGGAGCTTGATGGGCCTATAGTCAAACTTCGGCTGCAAGGCGCTTGTGGTTCTTGCCCTAGTTCTGCAATGACCCTGAGAATGGGCATCGAGCGCCGTCTACGGGAAATGATTCCTGAGATTGCAGAAGTCGAGCAAGTAGCCTAGGAACTGGAAGGGGCTAGAAAAAGCAGAGGAGGCAGGGGAAGCAGGGGAAGCAGAGGAGCAGGGGGCAGGGAGCAGGGGAAGAGGCAGGGGAGCAGGGAGCAAGGAGAAAAGGAGAGAAGTGCGGTCTTGGGGTCTCCCCCTCCGGGTTCAGCAGTCCAACGCCAGTCGCTCCTGGGGGAAACCCCCATGACCGCGCTGGCTCCTCTTTGTTGGGACAACAAGACCGGGCTGCCTCACCAAGTGGAGCAACTTCGGGAGAAAGATTAAAGATTAGGTACACATCTTTAAATTCAAGGCATTTTCTTAATTTCCTTCTTGCACCCTGCGCCCTGCCTCTCTGCTTTTTCTTTCTCCTCTGCACCCCGCACCCTGCCCCAATTCCTCTTAATTGCCCCATGCCCAATGCCCCATTCCCAATACTCTTAGCCCAATTAAAAATTGAATTAATTCAATTTTTAATTTTTAATTCCCGATAGGGATGCCCAATACTTCATCATTTACTATGTCCCATCCCCTCTACGTTGCTTTTATTTGGCATCAACATCAGCCGCTGTACAAATCTCCTGACAGCGGCGTTTCAGTTTCTTCTAGCCAAAAGTACCGTTTACCTTGGGTACGGTTGCATGGAACTAAAGATTATTTGGATTTAATATTAATCCTTGAAAAGTATCCTAAGTTACACCAAACGGTGAATTTAGTTCCATCGCTGATATTACAACTGGAAGACTACATTGCTGGCACAGCTTTTGACCCTTACCTGACAGCCAGTTTGACACCCGCTGAGCAATTAACTCAGCAACAACGAGAATTTATTATCCAACATTTTTTTGATGCCAATCACCACACCTTGATTGATCCCCATCCTCGCTATAGCGAGTTATATCAGCAAAGGCAAGAAAAAGGGCAATCTTGGTGTTTAGCAAATTGGGAGTTGCCAGATTACAGTGATTTGTTGGCTTGGCACAATTTAGCGTGGATTGATCCGCTGTTTTGGGATGACCCGGAAATTGCAACTTGGTTAAAACAGGGTCGGAATTTTAGTTTAAGCGATCGCCAGCGCATTTATTCTAAACAGCGAGAAATTCTCAGTCGCATTATTCCTCAACACCGAAAAATGCAGGAAACTGGGCAATTAGAAGTTACCACTACACCCTACACTCATCCAATTTTACCTTTATTAGCTGATACCAATTCTGGGCAGGTAGCTGTGCCTTTAATGACACTGCCTAACTCCAGATTTCAATGGGTAGAAGATATTCCTCGCCACTTACAAAAAGCCTGGGATTTATATCAAGACCGCTTTGGGCAGGAGCCTCGTGGTTTATGGCCTTCCGAACAATCAGTAAGCCCGGAAATTTTGCCATACATTATTAAACAAGGATTTAAGTGGATTTGCTCAGATGAAGCCGTTTTAGGATGGACAAAGCAACACTTTTTCCACCGAGATGGTGCGGGGAACGTCCAAGAACCAGAATTACTATATCGACCATATCGCCTGGAAACCCCAGCAGGTGATTTGGCAATTGTGTTTCGTGACCACAGATTATCGGATCTAATCGGCTTTACATACGGGGCAATGTCGCCCAAACAAGCAGCCGCAGACTTAGTGGGACACCTGCAAGCGATCGCTAAAATGCAAAAAGATCATCCTAGCGAACAACCTTGGTTAGTCACTATCGCTTTGGATGGAGAGAATTGCTGGGAATTTTATCCCGAAGATGGTAAACCTTTCCTAGAAGCTTTATATCAAAACCTCAGTCACGAACCCCATCTAAAACTTGTTACTGTCTCAGAATTTATTGCACAATTTCCGCCTACTGCAACTATCCACCAAGAACAACTACATAGCGGTTCTTGGGTGGATGGCAGTTTCACTACTTGGATTGGCGATCCTGTTAAAAATCGTGCTTGGGACTACCTCACACATGCTAGGGAAACCCTCGCCAACCATCCCGAAGCGACAGAAGAAAATAACCCAGCAGCGTGGGAAGCTTTGTATGCCGCCGAGGGTTCTGACTGGTTTTGGTGGTTTGGGGAAGGACATTCTTCAAATCAAGATGCCATCTTCGACCAATTATTTCGAGAACATTTGTTTGGCATTTACAAAGCTTTAAATGAACCTATACCGCCATATCTCAGACAACCATTGGAGGTTCACGAAGCACGGGCAGATCATATCCCTGAAGGGTTTATTCATCCTGTAATTGATGGCAAGGGTGATGAACAAGACTGGGATAAAGCTGGACGCATAGAAATCGGTGGGGCGCGAGGCACAATGCATAACAGTAGTGTTGTTCAGCGTCTTTGGTATGGGCTAGATCACCTGAATTTTTATTTGCGGTTAGATTTTAAAAGTGGTGTTGCACCAGGTCGCGATTTACCAGCAGATTTGAATTTGCTGTGGTTCTATCCCAATAAAACTATGAACAACAGCCCCATCCCTTTAGCAGATGTGCCTGATATCGCGCCAGTTAATTATCTCTTTCACCACCATTTAGAGATTAACTTGCTGACACAATCAATTCAGTTTCGAGAAGCAGCAGAACATTTTCAATGGCATCCCCGCTTTAGCCGCGCTCAAGTAGGTTTCAATACTTGTTTAGAAGTGGCAGTGCCGTGGGCAGATTTGCAAGTTCCACCCGATTATCCCCTGCGCTTGACTTTAGTGCTGTCGGATGAAGGATGTTTCCGTAATTATTTGCCGGAAAATACTTTGATTCCGATTGACGTACCTTAGTACAACATTTCGTTAAAATTGCTAAAATTATGCGTCCTTCTGCGTCTTGAAATACTACTTTTTTGACGCAGAAGAGCGCAATTGAAGGCGATTAAAAATATTCACATTTATTGTGAGCGATTTTAGATTAGGAGTATTGTGAAGCCAAAAATTATTGCAAAGACTTAGGACTTACGCAATAACTCTCTGAAACTCCTATTCCTCTGTGTCCTCAGCGTCCTCAGCGGTTAAATTTTCCGTTACCTGTGCTTAAGTCCTAAGACTGTCTTATTTTATATCTCAGCGTTTTAATACATGACGCAAATGCAGTACTTGTGACGATTTTGCAAAGATACCGTAATAATACTAGCGCAAAATAAAGTTTATAGTTAAATTAAAGACACTATAAAGTAGATTGCTTTGGCTGATGAATCGTTTTACTGCGAAAACTCCCAATGTTCATGATTACAGCTTACAGCAGAATCAGCTTGGTCAAATGTGTGGCTCCAAGCAGCTGTTTCGCGATCGCTATAAAATATTGCGAATTATAGGTAGAGGTGGATTTGGCATCACATTTCTCGCTCAAGATGCTGTACTGCCTGGGAATCCCCTGTGTGTAATTAAACAACTGTATCCAAAAGTGACTAGTGCTAAAAGTTGGCAAAATGCCTGTCAACGTTTTGAAAAAGAAGCAAAAACTTTAGGTCAACTCGGTAGTCATTCACAAATTCCCTTACTCTTAGACTATTTTCAAGGCAATGGAGAGTTTTATTTAGTTCAAGAATATATACATGGTCATACTTTAGCCACCGAAGTCAAGCAAAATGGCGTTAAGAGTGAAGCCGCAGTCAAACAGTTTTTACGGGAATTACTGCCAGTTGTGCGATATCTTCATCAAAACCATGTAATTCATCGAGATATTAAGCCCCAGAATTTGCTGCGGTGTCAAGATGATCGGCGGTTAGTAGTGATAGATTTTGGTGCGGTGAAAGAAAAGCTGGCTGATGCTGGCGAAAATTCCATGAGTAAAACCGCAACTACTAATTTTGTCGGAACAATGGGATTTGCACCCCCAGAACAGTTTGCCCTGCGTCCAGTTTATGCCAGTGATATTTATGCAGTCGGTGTAACTTGTCTTTATTTACTGACTGGTAAATGGCCTTTAGAATTTGCACATGATAAGTATACTGGGGAGATCTGTTGGCATCAAGAGGTAAATATCAGCGATAGTTTTACCCGGATTTTGGAACAAATGGTCAGAATTTCTTTAAAGGAGCGTTTTCAGACAGTTGATGATGTGATTTTTGCTTTGGGTACTGAAAGTTATGCACCAATGTTAACTAACTGTTTGACTACCCAACCACTAAGCAGTAAATCTCAACCCACAGAAAAAACTTCTCCGATATATATACCACCTGTAGCGCGAACTGCGATCGCTATCCGTGAATGGAAAGCTAAAATCAAAAACAAAAAGTCGTCTTATATGTTCAATAATTACTTATCTTCAGTATCAAATTAATAAGTGAAGATAAATAAATTTAGTTATTGTTTTAACTATTAGCTATCATTCAAAACTGGCATTCAGTAAAATTTAATTCATTCAAAATCAAGCATTATTACCAGAGTTTCCAGTTTTAGAAAATTTTTATCTCAGAATATTCTATAATCGATAAAATATTAGTTATCAGGCTCTTAAAGTTTTCTGGCATAGAAGAAAACTGACTAGCATTTACCAACATTGACTATACAAGTAACTCCCCAATCCCAACAGTTATCAGTTACTGTTCACTGATTTAAATCAAAGGAAATTTCGGGGTAACATAACATATTTTATAGTGCAGTCGCGCCTGTCAGATTATGATCTGCTGCTTGAATCCCGATTGCCTAGATCCCCTAAATCCTAATGGCAAGAAGTTGTGCCAAAGTTGTAGCACACCCTTAGTGCCACTTTTAAGAAATCGCTTCCGTGTCATCCGGGTACTTTCTGATGAAGGGGGATTTGGCAGAACTTATCTATCAGAAGATACAGATAAACTGAATGAACGTTGTGTAATCAAACAATTAGCACCAAAATTTCAAGGTACTTGGTCGCAAAAGAAAGCAATGGATTTATTTGCTGAAGAAGCAAAGCGACTACAAGAACTTGGAGAACATCCTCAAATACCAACTTTGATAGCTTACTTTGAGCAAGAAAATTGCTTATATTTAGTGCAACAATTTGTGCACGGTCACAACTTGTTAAAAGAATTACAGCAGCGCAAAGCTTATAAACCTGGAGAAATTCAAGCAATTTTGCTGCATTTGTTACCTGTCCTCAAATTTATTCACGATCGCGGTGTCATTCACCGAGATATTAAACCAGAAAATATTATTCGCCGTCATGGTGATGGACGATTAAGCTTAATTGATTTTGGTTCTTCCAAACAATTAACAGTAAAAGCTAAAAGTAAAGTCGGGACATCAATTGGTTCACATGGTTATTCGCCCCTAGAACAAATTAGAGACGGTAAAGCTTACCCAGCTAGTGACTTATTTGGTTTGGGCGCTACCTGCTTTCATCTATTAACAGGAACTTCTCCTTTTGCGTTGTGGATGGAATTTGGGTATGGTTGGGTGAATGACTGGCGGCAATATTTACGAACTCCATTGAGTGCTGAATTAGATTTTATTCTCGACAAGCTGTTAAAAAAAGATCTTCCGCAGCGCTATCAATCAGCTGATGAAGTCATTCAAGATTTAACTCCTAAACAACCACTCGCACTGTCATCAGCAGGTCAAACTTCTAGAAAATTACCAGCAACTCAAGCACCATTTTTACCAGCCAGATATACTCTATTGAGAAGTTTAGTCTTGGTAGCTGCTTTTGTTTTATTATTCGGTTTTAAAGAGTCTTGGTATCAGCAATATCATCAAATTCAGACTACTGTACTCTCCAAGTTGATGCATTTTCGCCAAAATTCAGACAAGGGTAATGCAGGTTTGGGTCGGTTGCCAAACAATACTTTCAAGAAAATTTCTTTAGCTAGTACCATTAAAGGTGATGAAAAATCGGTTTTATCTGTTGCCATCAGTCCTGACGGTCAAATTATAGCCAGCAGTGGCGATCGCGATCGCATCATCAAACTGTGGAATCTCACAACTGGCAAACAAATCCGTATTTTAGCAGGGCATTCCCAAAGAGTGAATGTCGTCACTATCAGCCCAGATAATCAAACCTTAGTCAGTGGAAGTGATGATAAAACCATCACAGTATGGAATCTGACAACAGGAAAAGAAATACGTACATTAATCGGGCATTCCGACTCGGTTCAGGCATTAGCCATTAGCCCAGATGGCAAAACCCTAGTCAGTGGTAGTGATGACAACACAATTAAAGTGTGGAATCTAGCAACCGGAAGGCTAAGGCGTACTTTGACAGGACATAGATTCTGGGTGCGATCAGTAGCGATTAGTCCTGATGGTGAAACCCTAGCCAGCGGTAGCTTTGACAAAACAATTAAAATTTGGTATCTGAGTAAAGATTATCCCATCCGCACACTGACAGGAAATACAGAAACAATAACATCCGTGGCCATTAGTCCCGATGGGAAGATTCTAGCTAGTGGCAGCCGCGATCGCACCATCAAATTGTGGAATTTAGCCACAGGAGCGAAAATTCGTACACTTATAGGACACGCCGAAACAGTCACATCTATTGCTATTAGTCCAGATGGTAATACCCTCGCCAGTGCTAGCCGCGATCGCACCATCAAATTGTGGAATTTAGCCACAGGAGAAACAATTCGCACACTACTAGGACATGCTGATACTGTTACATCTATTACCTTTCGTCCTGATGGTAAAACTCTTGTTACAGGTAGTGAAGATAGTACAATCAAGATCTGGCACTTGTCTGATTAAAATAGCGCTTATCAGTTGTGTGCAGTGAATTATGAATTTTAAAACATTAGTCTTTTATGGTTCCTACAGGAGCGATCGCCAGGGTATTAAAGCTGCCAGATTTATAATTGATCAGCTCAAGCAAAGAAACCATGAGGTAATTTTTGTAGATGCGAAGGAGTATGACTTTAGCATCTTAGACCGGATGTATAAGGAGTATGATCAAGGTCAGGCTCCTGCAAAAATGGAAGAATTGGCAGACCATATCCGAACAGCAGATGGTTTTGTAGTTATTGCGGGAGAATATAACCACTCTATTCAGCCAGGGCTAAGTAATCTCATGGATCACTATCTAGAAGAATACTTTTTCCGTCCGGCTGGTATTGTTTCCTACTCAGCTGGTGGCTTTGGAGGAGTGCGGGCAGCTATACAGTTACGCGCTTTTTTGTCAGAAATGGGGATGTCCACTATTTCCAGCATTTTTTCCATTTCCAAAATAGGGAACTCTCTGGATGAAGCCGGTACTGCACAAGAAGCGACTTTGACAAAGAGAGTTAGTCAATTTTTGGATGAATTAGAGTGGTATGAAGAAGCATTGCAACGACAAAGAAAAGAAAAAGGAACCCCCTTCTAATCAAATGATGCTGATGATTGTAAGCCAAAGTAGGTAAGCTGCGTAACAACTTATCACTTAAAGAAGAAACCGCGGCAAAAAAAAGCGTACCTCCATTACCAAACACGTAAGCTGCGTAACAACTTAATCAGCAGAAGTAACCATTACAATCTTTACTGATCAAACCAGTACTGAATAATCAGCCTAGTAGTCTGACAAGTTAACTTTGCTGGGTTAATGTGAAAAAGTCCAGTTCTTTTCTCCCCCTGCTTCCCCTGCTTCCCCTGCTTCCCCTGCCTGCCTCCACCTGTCATTTTTGGGTTGACAGACCACTAGTTTCGGATATTTTAGTGAAACGAGACTCCATTTATTACCAAATATTTAAACGCTTTCCGGCGTTAATTTTTGAACTAGTTGATTACCGTCTTGAACAGGTGCAGAACTATCGATTTGAGTCAGTTGAGGTGAAAGAAACCTCCTTTCGCATTGATGGTGTCTTTTTACCTCCAGAAGGTGCAACACCCAGGATTATATTTTTTGCAGAAGTTCAATTCCAGAGCGATGAAGGTTTGTATCATCGGTTTTTTACCGAATCAATGATGTATTTGAACCGGAATCGGTCTGAATACGATGACTGGTACTGTGTGGTAATTTTTCCATCACGCTCTTTGGAACCAAGCGATACAAGAACTCATCGAATATTTTTAAACAGCGACCAAGTGCAGCGCATTTATTTGGATGAGTTAGGTACTTCTAATACTCTGCCAATAGGCATTAATTTAATGCAGTTGACAATCGCCTCAGAGAAGGTGATGGCAGAGCAAGCTCGTCTATTAATTGAACGGGTACAATTAGAGTTAACTGGCACACTGCCGAAAAACGAGATAATAAGTAGTTGGACAAAAATATTTACAGTCATTGCGAGCAAAGCGAAGCAATCCCAGCCCTTGCGATTGCTTCATTCCGCTTCGCTCCATTCGCAATGACATTGTGTAATTAATTCTGTCTGGTTACTTAGATATTATTACTACGATTGCTGTTTACAAGTTTTTTCAGTTAAGCCGTGAAGAGGTGGAAGCCATGTTGGGACTGAACATTGAAGAAACACGAATCTACCAAGACTTGGAACGTCAAACCAAATTAAAAGCAGCAGCACGCTTTTTGAGCATGGGCTACAGCATCTTTGAAGTGGCAAAGGCTGTTGATTTATCCGTTGAGGAAATCACAACAGAGGTGGTAAATTCTCAAACTCCCACAGAACAAGCAGAGTGAGTAGAAGAACGTAAACGCTATGTCAAAGTATGATAATTAATATCATTCTGGTCGCAAGTCGTTAGATAATTCCACAATACCCCTAGAACCATCAATCCGTACCCGTTGACCATCTTGGAGCAACCATGTTGCGCCTTTGACATCCATGACAGCGGGAATCCCGTACTCACGAGCGACGATCGCACCGTGAGAAAGCCGTCCACCAGCCTCAGCGATGATTCCTCCAGCCCTGACTAATAAAGGAGCCCAACCGGAATCTGTATAAGGTACTACTAAAATTGTCTCTCTATCAATTTCTGGCAAGTCTTGTAAATTCCGCACGACTTTGATCCGTCCTTCGGCTTGTCCGTGGCTAGCGGGAATACCTTGTAAAAATTGGTCAGCATAGAGTTCGGAGGGAGCTAGGGGATGAGGCGGTGTATTGCCGTAGACTAAAATAGGGATTTGAGAAATTTGACTATCTTGGACAAATTGCGATCGCCTTGATTGCACTAATTCTAATAAACCATCTTTTAACTCAGTATCAGACTCGGCAACTAAACGCCGCACTTCATCCAACTCCAGAAAAAAGATATCTCCAGTTTCTTTAAGTAAGCCAGACTGCAACCAAATTTTTTCTAAAGCCACAAATCGCCAACGCAACTCAGCTAATAACCGGGAATAAACTTCGGTAACTCGTCCTTTAATATCTACGCGTCTTTGCACTACTCCCCGCTGGCGTTTTCCTGATAAAGCCCGATTGATCGGGTCTATACCGCCTGTCTGGGGTTGGTTTCCCTGAATCAACTGCACAAACAACTGCTTAATTGGTTGGGGATCTTCCTTCCAGGTGGGAACGGCTATATTAGTGCCGACATCACTTAAATAACCGTAATCTTCTAAAAGTTCGTTAAATTCATAGAGAATCTTCTCACCCTCTGGACTTTGCGTCAATTGCTCAAACACTTGATCTGGTTCACACTCAGGTAATAATTGTTTAGCTTGGGCAGCTACAGCACTTAGCGATCGCAATGCTGCAACTTCTGGAGTAATGCTATTATCAATTTTCCCATCTTTGACGCGAAAAATCGCTTGTCTAAGGGCTGCACTTAATGGGGCTAAAATGCTGTAGTAAGTTCCACGATGCAGTAATTCTAGAGTAAAATCTACTCTTTCTAATATTTGGGGTGGTTCTAATTCATCTATCGATTCGTGAGCTAATTGCGACAAACCTGGAATAAATAGATTGCTGTAGTCTTGTTTAAAATCTTTTTCCAAATTCATTTCTTGGCGCAATAGGCGCATTAATCCTGGGAGATTCTGCCAAGTAGACTGCAACGGCGGTTTACTTAATTTCGCTCCTCTAGTTAAAAAATCCAGGCTTTCTGGTGGTAAGCCCATCCGCAGGAAAATTTCACCTAAAAGCGATGCACTAAAATAAGCCCTGGAATAATGTAATGTCGCCGTTTCGGTAAAATCTAACCCAAAAGCGCGATCGCCCAAAACAACGCTAAAAATATCTCCCCAAACTCCACAAGTTAAAGGACGATTAATCGACCAAGTTAAGGGATGAACTACGCCGGGAATCACTTCAGCGGCAATTTTCCGTGTCCAGATGGGTAGTAAGGTAGTAATTGGTCTAGATTGCAATACCCAAAGCGTTTGGCCGTCGTAACTCCATTCAATATCTTGAGGAATACCGTGATATCGTCTTTCTAAGCGGCGGGCTAAATGTGCCACTTGTTTGATGATTGCCTGTGGTATTTGCCCTGTACCTTCTAATTGTACTGATGAGATTTTCTCGGTTTCGACAACAAAAGCGCGATATTGTTCTGGAGTAACGTGTCCAGAGACAACTTGAGTGGGGCTACCTGGAAGGGCTTCAATGACAATCGCATCGCCTTGTTGAGTAATCGGATCACGAGTAAAAGCTACTCCCGAATAGACACTCTGGACTTGTTGCTGTACCAGCACAGCCATTGCTGTATCTTGTAAACTGCGATCGCGTCGATATTGTACCGCAGATGGATGATTGTAAGAGTCTCGAACTTGGGCGATCGCATCTTGTAATTGCTGTTTACTGGTAACGTGCAAAATTGTTTCATATTGTCCAGCGGCGGAAGCTTGTTCTGAGTCTTCCCCAATGGCGGAAGAACGTACCACCAAAGGAGATAAATCTGAAGGTTGGAGAATATCAATCAATTCTTGGGGATCATCAACTGGGGAAACTACCCAACCTTTGGGTACTGGGTAGCCCCATCGTTTAATTTGAGCTAGTGTCGCCGCCTTTTGTCCAACTAGGGCAGGATCTAACTCTTCATCTAAAGTTAAGATAGAGCGATCGCCACGTAAATACTCAAACGCCGCTTGGGAATCTGTGGCTGCGTCTTGTGCTGGTAAATTCAAATCATCACGGATTTGTCTATAAATCCACCCCATTAAGGCAGCTAAGGCAACAGTAGCCAGTATTTTGGGAAAATCGTCAGCGTGCAGGATAATCACAAACAAAGGAAATAGAAATAAGACTCCGTATTTTACCAGTCGTTTGGATTGCAGAACTGTGAAACTGATCAGCGCAAAAAAACTGACGAATCCTGCTACTAGTGGATCATGTACAACAAATCCCCAGACGACATTTGTTGTACCTGCTCCTTTAGCAATCCAGTATCTACCTAATACCAGGGCAATTAAGGCTACTATTTCCCAAGGCGAACCGCTAGGGAAAAAAGCACGGGAGATGAAAACTGCCGCGATTCCTTTTAAAGCCTCTGATAAAACTGCCAAAACACCTACCAGTGTGCCACCGTGGTAAAAAGCGGCGGAGACACTGATATTTCCCGTACCAATTCTTGCCAATTGCTTGCGCTTGAGGGCGTATGTAATCCAGGCAATTAGCGGCAAGCCACCCAAGAGAGGGCAGACAATTAAAATAACTAAAGCACCCCAGAGTTCAATCATTGTGGATTTTGGAACCACCGCATTGCTTTAATTGCCAAAGTTGTAGCAAGTGGCATGATTTTAGATTCATTTTCACACCTAAAATCTGCAATCTCAAATTTTAAAAGTTTTCTGATATTTTTCGATGGTTGTGAGGGCGCTTTTATTGAGTTGCTTGATGGACACTTAGCTGATGCGGAAACCGCTTTTGCCAGTGTCCCTCTAAAGCTACTAATGATTTTAGTTTAGCGCATAAGCGGCTTGCAACGCCCAAATAATCAGTGCAGCAATCGATCCCAAGAGTAACACGGTAGAGATAGTGACTAC contains the following coding sequences:
- a CDS encoding glycerol-3-phosphate acyltransferase encodes the protein MIELWGALVILIVCPLLGGLPLIAWITYALKRKQLARIGTGNISVSAAFYHGGTLVGVLAVLSEALKGIAAVFISRAFFPSGSPWEIVALIALVLGRYWIAKGAGTTNVVWGFVVHDPLVAGFVSFFALISFTVLQSKRLVKYGVLFLFPLFVIILHADDFPKILATVALAALMGWIYRQIRDDLNLPAQDAATDSQAAFEYLRGDRSILTLDEELDPALVGQKAATLAQIKRWGYPVPKGWVVSPVDDPQELIDILQPSDLSPLVVRSSAIGEDSEQASAAGQYETILHVTSKQQLQDAIAQVRDSYNHPSAVQYRRDRSLQDTAMAVLVQQQVQSVYSGVAFTRDPITQQGDAIVIEALPGSPTQVVSGHVTPEQYRAFVVETEKISSVQLEGTGQIPQAIIKQVAHLARRLERRYHGIPQDIEWSYDGQTLWVLQSRPITTLLPIWTRKIAAEVIPGVVHPLTWSINRPLTCGVWGDIFSVVLGDRAFGLDFTETATLHYSRAYFSASLLGEIFLRMGLPPESLDFLTRGAKLSKPPLQSTWQNLPGLMRLLRQEMNLEKDFKQDYSNLFIPGLSQLAHESIDELEPPQILERVDFTLELLHRGTYYSILAPLSAALRQAIFRVKDGKIDNSITPEVAALRSLSAVAAQAKQLLPECEPDQVFEQLTQSPEGEKILYEFNELLEDYGYLSDVGTNIAVPTWKEDPQPIKQLFVQLIQGNQPQTGGIDPINRALSGKRQRGVVQRRVDIKGRVTEVYSRLLAELRWRFVALEKIWLQSGLLKETGDIFFLELDEVRRLVAESDTELKDGLLELVQSRRSQFVQDSQISQIPILVYGNTPPHPLAPSELYADQFLQGIPASHGQAEGRIKVVRNLQDLPEIDRETILVVPYTDSGWAPLLVRAGGIIAEAGGRLSHGAIVAREYGIPAVMDVKGATWLLQDGQRVRIDGSRGIVELSNDLRPE
- a CDS encoding NifU family protein; amino-acid sequence: MELTTENVETVLDEMRPYLMSDGGNVELVELDGPIVKLRLQGACGSCPSSAMTLRMGIERRLREMIPEIAEVEQVA
- a CDS encoding NADPH-dependent FMN reductase, with product MNFKTLVFYGSYRSDRQGIKAARFIIDQLKQRNHEVIFVDAKEYDFSILDRMYKEYDQGQAPAKMEELADHIRTADGFVVIAGEYNHSIQPGLSNLMDHYLEEYFFRPAGIVSYSAGGFGGVRAAIQLRAFLSEMGMSTISSIFSISKIGNSLDEAGTAQEATLTKRVSQFLDELEWYEEALQRQRKEKGTPF
- a CDS encoding protein kinase domain-containing protein, whose protein sequence is MICCLNPDCLDPLNPNGKKLCQSCSTPLVPLLRNRFRVIRVLSDEGGFGRTYLSEDTDKLNERCVIKQLAPKFQGTWSQKKAMDLFAEEAKRLQELGEHPQIPTLIAYFEQENCLYLVQQFVHGHNLLKELQQRKAYKPGEIQAILLHLLPVLKFIHDRGVIHRDIKPENIIRRHGDGRLSLIDFGSSKQLTVKAKSKVGTSIGSHGYSPLEQIRDGKAYPASDLFGLGATCFHLLTGTSPFALWMEFGYGWVNDWRQYLRTPLSAELDFILDKLLKKDLPQRYQSADEVIQDLTPKQPLALSSAGQTSRKLPATQAPFLPARYTLLRSLVLVAAFVLLFGFKESWYQQYHQIQTTVLSKLMHFRQNSDKGNAGLGRLPNNTFKKISLASTIKGDEKSVLSVAISPDGQIIASSGDRDRIIKLWNLTTGKQIRILAGHSQRVNVVTISPDNQTLVSGSDDKTITVWNLTTGKEIRTLIGHSDSVQALAISPDGKTLVSGSDDNTIKVWNLATGRLRRTLTGHRFWVRSVAISPDGETLASGSFDKTIKIWYLSKDYPIRTLTGNTETITSVAISPDGKILASGSRDRTIKLWNLATGAKIRTLIGHAETVTSIAISPDGNTLASASRDRTIKLWNLATGETIRTLLGHADTVTSITFRPDGKTLVTGSEDSTIKIWHLSD
- a CDS encoding glycoside hydrolase, with the translated sequence MSHPLYVAFIWHQHQPLYKSPDSGVSVSSSQKYRLPWVRLHGTKDYLDLILILEKYPKLHQTVNLVPSLILQLEDYIAGTAFDPYLTASLTPAEQLTQQQREFIIQHFFDANHHTLIDPHPRYSELYQQRQEKGQSWCLANWELPDYSDLLAWHNLAWIDPLFWDDPEIATWLKQGRNFSLSDRQRIYSKQREILSRIIPQHRKMQETGQLEVTTTPYTHPILPLLADTNSGQVAVPLMTLPNSRFQWVEDIPRHLQKAWDLYQDRFGQEPRGLWPSEQSVSPEILPYIIKQGFKWICSDEAVLGWTKQHFFHRDGAGNVQEPELLYRPYRLETPAGDLAIVFRDHRLSDLIGFTYGAMSPKQAAADLVGHLQAIAKMQKDHPSEQPWLVTIALDGENCWEFYPEDGKPFLEALYQNLSHEPHLKLVTVSEFIAQFPPTATIHQEQLHSGSWVDGSFTTWIGDPVKNRAWDYLTHARETLANHPEATEENNPAAWEALYAAEGSDWFWWFGEGHSSNQDAIFDQLFREHLFGIYKALNEPIPPYLRQPLEVHEARADHIPEGFIHPVIDGKGDEQDWDKAGRIEIGGARGTMHNSSVVQRLWYGLDHLNFYLRLDFKSGVAPGRDLPADLNLLWFYPNKTMNNSPIPLADVPDIAPVNYLFHHHLEINLLTQSIQFREAAEHFQWHPRFSRAQVGFNTCLEVAVPWADLQVPPDYPLRLTLVLSDEGCFRNYLPENTLIPIDVP
- a CDS encoding protein kinase domain-containing protein, giving the protein MNRFTAKTPNVHDYSLQQNQLGQMCGSKQLFRDRYKILRIIGRGGFGITFLAQDAVLPGNPLCVIKQLYPKVTSAKSWQNACQRFEKEAKTLGQLGSHSQIPLLLDYFQGNGEFYLVQEYIHGHTLATEVKQNGVKSEAAVKQFLRELLPVVRYLHQNHVIHRDIKPQNLLRCQDDRRLVVIDFGAVKEKLADAGENSMSKTATTNFVGTMGFAPPEQFALRPVYASDIYAVGVTCLYLLTGKWPLEFAHDKYTGEICWHQEVNISDSFTRILEQMVRISLKERFQTVDDVIFALGTESYAPMLTNCLTTQPLSSKSQPTEKTSPIYIPPVARTAIAIREWKAKIKNKKSSYMFNNYLSSVSN